From Saprospiraceae bacterium, one genomic window encodes:
- a CDS encoding ParB/RepB/Spo0J family partition protein, translating into MSQKQELGKGLKALIANINKEDSKIKPHTAKQETESYLVDISFIQPNPHQPRNTFEAEALEELSRSILSFGIIQPLTVRKISDGMFQIISGERRFRAAQLAGLKEVPAYVRSANDQEVLEMALVENIQREDLTPIEIAISYSRLMEECNLTQDKLSERVGKQRSTISNYIRLLKLPPEIQGAIKERRISMGHARVIAGIEDLLQQTQLYRDIVEKDLSVRDAEKFAQHMHSGKRKSVRPVSTSSHNLIKPIEDRLSAQFGSKVIVKRNDQGVGQIIIRFNSDQALNDILDRLED; encoded by the coding sequence AATTGGGAAAAGGCCTCAAAGCACTTATAGCCAATATCAATAAGGAGGATTCTAAAATAAAGCCTCATACTGCAAAACAGGAGACTGAGAGTTATCTTGTGGACATATCATTCATACAACCCAATCCACATCAACCTAGAAACACTTTTGAAGCAGAAGCTTTAGAAGAACTATCTCGTTCTATCCTCAGCTTTGGAATCATCCAACCTTTAACTGTGCGCAAAATATCGGATGGAATGTTTCAAATTATATCCGGTGAAAGAAGATTCCGCGCGGCTCAATTGGCTGGACTTAAAGAGGTGCCTGCTTACGTCCGTTCAGCCAACGACCAGGAAGTTCTTGAAATGGCACTGGTTGAAAATATTCAAAGGGAAGATCTGACACCCATAGAAATTGCCATCAGCTATTCCCGGCTGATGGAAGAATGCAATCTTACCCAGGATAAACTTTCAGAAAGAGTTGGTAAGCAGAGAAGCACCATAAGTAACTACATCCGTTTGTTAAAGTTACCACCCGAGATTCAAGGCGCTATAAAAGAGCGAAGGATCAGCATGGGACATGCGAGGGTAATAGCGGGTATTGAGGATTTGCTGCAGCAAACACAGTTGTATAGAGATATCGTGGAAAAAGACCTGTCAGTTAGAGATGCTGAAAAATTTGCCCAACACATGCATTCAGGCAAGCGCAAATCTGTCAGACCTGTTTCCACTTCAAGCCATAACTTGATTAAACCTATAGAGGATAGGCTTTCAGCCCAATTTGGAAGTAAGGTAATCGTAAAAAGGAATGACCAAGGTGTTGGTCAAATCATCATTCGATTCAATTCTGATCAGGCACTAAATGATATATTAGACCGTTTAGAAGATTAA